In the genome of Crassaminicella thermophila, the window TTTTCTCAAAAGCTTTAAATCAGGATTTTCCTCTACTCTACTTACATCATTTGGTGTAATAGAGTATGCAATATCTACCCCACCGCTTTCAAGCTCTATAGTTCTGTTTGTAGCCTCAGGAATTGCTCTAATTACTAATTCAGAAAACTTCGGTTTTTCTCCATAATAATCCTCATTTCTCTTTAAAACAATTTTGTCCCCTTTTGCCCAACTTACAAATTTGAAAGGACCTGTGCCAACTGGATTCATTCCATAATCATCTCCAGCTTCTTTTACTGCTTTTTCATTTAATATACTTCCTCCACCCACGTGAATTAAAGATGGCAAAAATGCTGTAGATGGTACTTTTGTTCTAATAATAATTGTATAATCATCTACAATTTCAAATCCATTCGGATCAATATCTCCAACAATATGTTTAATAGATCCTCCTTTTGCTAAAGCTCTTTCAAATGTAAACTTAACATCACTAGCTTTTAGCTCCTCTCCATTGTGAAACTTAACTCCTTTTCTTAAATAAAATTTATAAGTTTTATCATCTAATTTTTCAAACTTCTCAGCAAGCTGTGGAATAACTTGATTATTTTCATCTAAAGTAACTAAGTTTTCATAAATTTGCTGCATAACATTTGATGAAGCTACATCATTTGTTGCATGTGGATCTAAAGATTTTGCATCATAAGTAGTAGCCACCACTAAAGAATCTTTCACTTCTGCCGTAGCAGCCTCATTGCTAGATTGTCCACATCCAGAAAGTCCCGCTACTAAAAGCATAATCGTAAGGAACATAGCTAGTAGCTTATAATTTTTCTTAAACATTTCCCTTTCCCCCTTAAAAATTTCATTATATTTTTATAAAAACCCTAAACCCATTAAGTTTTCAGGTTTCAATCAATAGATTCCATATAAAAAATAAACAATCATCTTATATCCATTCATTTCTTCAATGAAATTATGTATATATTTGTAATTATTGTTATTTCTTGCAATGATGTAATATTCTATATTTTTTTACTTTTCCCTTCTTTTTAAAAATTTTTTATAAAAACAGTCTTTAATTTTTTAAATTTCTGTATAAAAATATCCCCTCTGATTATATACGTTTTATTCAATCATCAGAGGAGATATATCCATTCCATAACTATGTGATTATCCCGTATTTAGGTAATAATTCATGCTTTATATAAAATTTGTGCAGTGTCAATGCATCATGAAAATACTTCCAATCAGATTTATGAAAGTTTTCTTTTTTATCAAATATATTACGATCCTTATTAATAACTTTCACTGCTTCCTTAAACCATTCTCTATCATCGTATTGAATTTGTGCTTCAAATCCGAAGAAACCCGTTTTCAATTTTTCTTGCCAAAGTTTTATTCTCGATTCTATTTGCCTCTTTGCTAAAACAACCTGTCTCAAATTATCCTTAATGTCCTCCCATTTTTTTGCATCTTCATTATAAATTTCAGGTTTTATTTTTTTCACGTCATTTACCAAAAAATTATATATATGATAAATAGCATCAATCGTTCTTATTTGGTTATTTACCATTAGCTTTTCTTTCATATTATTTGCTCTATATTTCCAAATCAAATATGGCTCATCAGGATAAATATATGCTTGCCCATGCCCAATAGGTGGAATAAATTTAGCTCGAAACCATGTGATTTTTTCTGAATCGTTCTCTATATCATTTTGAAGTTCTATATCTTCTACATTATTATGCTTTTTTAATAGTCCATGAAAATTTTGATGAGACCATGTATCTGCATATACATGCAATGATATTCCAAGTCTATGAATTCCATATGGTTTATTTAATGTATGAAGAGTATCTTCTAACATCTCTTTAGCTGTTTTACTATTTTGCCTACACAATAATTTTTCGTAAAAATCTTCTCCTTCTATTCCAGGTAAAAAATGAAATGGTATAAATATATCATATCCAGTATTTTTACTAAAAACACCTAGGTCAAGAAATTTATGAGCAGACATCTGCTGCTGAAATCTTCCTCCACTACTAAATTCAAGTACATGATCATACTTTGCATCATCCGTATGCTGTGATGCATATGCAATCTTTTTACTAAATTTATCCTTCATCCCCGATAACCTACAAAGTGTATAAATAGCATAAAAATGAAAATCGATTCTCATAATAATCCCCCTTTAGATAAAAATCGATTCTATTATACTGCCTCCCCTCATTTTTCCCCTGTGTTATAATAGTTGTTATAGTATACAAAAAAATGATATAGTTAAATATCAAAACTTGCAGCATATTATAAAAAACTAAAGAGAAAAGAAAAAATATTAGCTGAAACTAGGATGTGAAGTAATGAATAAAATTATTGAATTTATTAATATGCAAATAGCTTTTTTTATGGGAGAAATAGATTATATTGAGTATTCTAAATTTTTCAGAAGAAAAGATAATATTATAATACAATTTACGATTCTTTTCATATTTCTTGTCGTAATGGGGACAATATATGATATTCCTATGTATATGATAATTTGGAGTACTATAATCATGATTTATGGCTTCTTAATGCAAACCAAAGCCACAACCTTAAAACAACAGATGCTTTATAGCTTTATTTGGGCTACCACTTCTTTTTTAATTAGCGTTATAATGCTATTTTTAGCAGTTGAAGTTTTTGGGTATTTCAAATAAAAACCAATCCACATAACATATTATATTCTATCATAATTATTTTAATCTCAACTTTCTCCACTTAACAATACAAATAATAGTACTAATAAAAAAGACAGTTGCAAATATATACCTAAAAATCGCAGATCCGCTTGTTGCTAGATAAACAGCAGTAGGCCCATCTGCTCCACCAATAATTCCAACTGAAGATGAACTATTTATATTTAGCTCAATTCCTGCCATTAATTTGATTATATATTCAATAATTAAATTAAATGTAATAAGTAGTACAGTCATTAAACCACTAAAAATCATTCCAAATTTATATATCCTTATTTTTGTCTTATGATTCATATTTCTTTTCCTCTTCCTTTCCTTAATTTATATTTTAAAGTATTCAGCTTTATATACCCACAATATTATACTAACATCACTACAGTATCTTGACACTATCTATGTTATAATATCTTTGTACTAAATGTGTATTTAAAGTATATTTAAGGAGATATATTATGAATTTCGAAAACAATTTTAACCGTAATCAGTGGATTGATTTTGTAAGAAACTTAAAACTTACACAGTATCATAAATTAAATACTTCAACCTTTGGATTAGCGGGTATATTAATCTTTATAGCAGTAACTTCAAACAAATTAGTAATTAATTTTCCAAAATATCAATCAAAAATAATAATTCTTACTTTATTTTATGCTACAATATACCATTTTTTGGATTTAGTAGTTTTTAAGGCTTTTAATTTTATTTTTCGTAGAAATACTATAATGGATATAGCAAAAAATAAGTTTACAGATCTAGATAAGCAATGTTACTTATTTGGTTATTTAACGGAAATATTATTTGCAGGATTAGCTCTAATTGCCAATATAATAATTTTTTATAATTCATCAACATATGACATTAACTCTTTCCCATACAAATATTTTTCAATTATTTATTTTATTTGTTTTTTAACTCGCTTAAGAATTTTGTATAATAATTACTTTAAAAAAAATATTGCTTTAATCAATAATCAGGTAAAAAAACGTATTAAAATTATTTTTTATATAGTATATGTTCCCTTTTTTCTTTATTTTCCTTATCCATTATATGTTTCACTTTCTCAAGTTTTTATACATAATAACCTATTATACGCAAACTATGAACTTTTTTTGTACGCAATATATATATTGCTTATATTAGGCTCTTTACAACTAATAGCACTACACATGTCAAATAGAATAAAATATTCATGGCTTGAAAATTTCGAAAAAGATATATTTATAAATAATTTAACTTCTGAACAAATAAAATATAGATTGAAAAATGAATTCTTAAATTCTATAAACATTGAATGGTTCTATTATAATACAAAAAATAATTGATTTTCAAATTTCTATAACCAAATATTATGCTCAATAACATAATCCCACTAGTTATCTTGGTGGGGTATTTAATATGCAATATTTAATGAAAAGCGTTACCTTTAGACTACAAAAACAAAAATGAGTCGAACATTTTCAAAACAAAAAACCGTTGAAAATCAACGGTTTTATTTTTGGCACGCCCTGAGGGACTCGAACCCCCGACGAACTGATTCGAAGTCAGCCACTCTATCCAACTGAGCTAAGGGCGCACGGTATTATTTTTTAAGCATTATTTATTATACACTATAACAGTTTATTTTTCAAGTTGATTCTTCACTCAGTATCAAAATACGTTCTATAATAAATGCTATGGAACCCACCTCGACATCTATCATACAACCAAAAATAAACTCTAAATCAGTTATTCAAAACTAATTTAGAGTTTATTACTGGAGCGGATGATGGGAATCGAACCCACGCTACCAGCTTGGAAGGCTGGAGTTCTACCATTGAACTACATCCGCATATATATGGTGACCCATCCGCGGCTCGAACGCGGGACACCTTGATTAAAAGTCAAGTGCTCTACCAACTGAGCTAATGGGTCTTATTTGGCTGGGGTAGCAGGACTCGAACCTACGAATGCCAGAGTCAAAGTCTGGTGCCTTACCGACTTGGCGATACCCCAATATGTATGGGGTGGCTGATGGGATTCGAACCCACGAATGCAGGAGCCACAATCCTGTGTCTTAACCGCTTGACTACAGCCACCATAATGGCGGGTCCACAGGGATTCGAACCCCGGACACACGGCTTAGAAGGCCGTTGCTCTATCCAGCTGAGCTATGAACCCACATTGGAGCGGATGATGGGAATCGAACCCACGCTACCAGCTTGGAAGGCTGGAGTTCTACCATTGAACTACATCCGCATATTTTTTGTCTCAACAATATAATATGATAGCACACCTTTAAAAGCTTGTCAACTCTTTTTTTGTTTTTTGGTCGGGGTGGCAGGATTTGAACCCGCGGCCCTCTGGTCCCAAACCAGATGCGCTACCAAACTGCGCTACACCCCGTCCAACTGACAAAGAATAGTATAAAGGATACGACACATAAAATCAAAATCCATAATCCTTTTTTAATAAGCATTATATATCGTTTACATAAAATTTCTTTATTTTTTTACGTTTTTCTCTATATATCAATACGAAAGAATGACTTAGATAACTATTCGTTATCTATAATTATATTTCAATAATTTCACTTTTTATATTTTCTTCTTCAATCTCAATTATCCCATAAGAAGCCTTAGCTCCTCCCCGAGGTTTGCTAAGACTTCCTGGATTCATTATCAGTATATCATCATACTTCATATTTACAGGCATATGCGTATGCCCAAACAATGCAACATTGCAGCCTAATTCTAATGCCTTATAATAAAGTCTTGTTAAATTCAGTTTAACGCCATATTGATGCCCATGTGTCAAAAAAATCTTATGCTTGCCTAATTCTAATATTATTTCCTCTTCAACATTTTCTCTATCACAATTTCCTTTTACAGCTCTCACTTTTATATTCTTAAGCTTACCTAAATACAAAGCATCTTTATAATGATCCCCTAAATGAATCAACAAATCCATTTGATCAATTTTTTCTAAAATCTCTTTATCTAAATCTATCATTCCATGGGTATCACTCATAACCAAAATCTTCAAGTTTGATTCCTCCTACAATACTTCTCCTAGCTTTTCTTTTAATTTTTCTAAAGCTTTTGCTCTGTGACTTATTTTATTTTTTATTTCTGCTCCTAGTTCTGCAAAAGTTTTATTATATTTAGGCACAATAAATAATGGGTCATATCCAAATCCACTTTCTCCTCTTTTTTCAAATCCTATAAAACCTTCACATTCTCCTCTTACATGAATTTTTCTGCCATCTGGAAATGCTACAGAAATAACTGATACAAATCTAGCATTTCTTTTTTCCATAGGAATATCTTTTAGCATATCTAATAATTTTTTATTGTTTTTTTCATCTGTTGCATTTTCTCCTGAAAATCTTG includes:
- a CDS encoding ABC transporter substrate-binding protein; translation: MFKKNYKLLAMFLTIMLLVAGLSGCGQSSNEAATAEVKDSLVVATTYDAKSLDPHATNDVASSNVMQQIYENLVTLDENNQVIPQLAEKFEKLDDKTYKFYLRKGVKFHNGEELKASDVKFTFERALAKGGSIKHIVGDIDPNGFEIVDDYTIIIRTKVPSTAFLPSLIHVGGGSILNEKAVKEAGDDYGMNPVGTGPFKFVSWAKGDKIVLKRNEDYYGEKPKFSELVIRAIPEATNRTIELESGGVDIAYSITPNDVSRVEENPDLKLLRKIDNSTTYLGFNCEKAPFDDERVRQAISYALDTESIVKSVFRGVGGVAIGPVAPNVNYYNANLGKPDYDVEKAKKLLAEAGYKDGFKTVLWTNDKKERIDMATIIQNQLKQIGIEVEIQVLEWSAYLEGLKQKQQDMFIVGWTCQTPDPDMALYGPFHSSMKGNNNFTFFGDEKVDELIEKGRLLEDSKERQEVYYEIQKLIREKSPWVFLNNGEQVVGVRKNVKGFTPSPFGYHKLYNVYFEDQQ
- a CDS encoding DUF6765 family protein, with the translated sequence MRIDFHFYAIYTLCRLSGMKDKFSKKIAYASQHTDDAKYDHVLEFSSGGRFQQQMSAHKFLDLGVFSKNTGYDIFIPFHFLPGIEGEDFYEKLLCRQNSKTAKEMLEDTLHTLNKPYGIHRLGISLHVYADTWSHQNFHGLLKKHNNVEDIELQNDIENDSEKITWFRAKFIPPIGHGQAYIYPDEPYLIWKYRANNMKEKLMVNNQIRTIDAIYHIYNFLVNDVKKIKPEIYNEDAKKWEDIKDNLRQVVLAKRQIESRIKLWQEKLKTGFFGFEAQIQYDDREWFKEAVKVINKDRNIFDKKENFHKSDWKYFHDALTLHKFYIKHELLPKYGIIT
- a CDS encoding sodium ion-translocating decarboxylase subunit beta yields the protein MNHKTKIRIYKFGMIFSGLMTVLLITFNLIIEYIIKLMAGIELNINSSSSVGIIGGADGPTAVYLATSGSAIFRYIFATVFFISTIICIVKWRKLRLK
- a CDS encoding cell wall metabolism sensor histidine kinase WalK → MNFENNFNRNQWIDFVRNLKLTQYHKLNTSTFGLAGILIFIAVTSNKLVINFPKYQSKIIILTLFYATIYHFLDLVVFKAFNFIFRRNTIMDIAKNKFTDLDKQCYLFGYLTEILFAGLALIANIIIFYNSSTYDINSFPYKYFSIIYFICFLTRLRILYNNYFKKNIALINNQVKKRIKIIFYIVYVPFFLYFPYPLYVSLSQVFIHNNLLYANYELFLYAIYILLILGSLQLIALHMSNRIKYSWLENFEKDIFINNLTSEQIKYRLKNEFLNSINIEWFYYNTKNN
- a CDS encoding metallophosphoesterase family protein, which encodes MKILVMSDTHGMIDLDKEILEKIDQMDLLIHLGDHYKDALYLGKLKNIKVRAVKGNCDRENVEEEIILELGKHKIFLTHGHQYGVKLNLTRLYYKALELGCNVALFGHTHMPVNMKYDDILIMNPGSLSKPRGGAKASYGIIEIEEENIKSEIIEI
- a CDS encoding XTP/dITP diphosphatase; amino-acid sequence: MNKVVIASKNKHKLEEIKEILKGFPLEIKSMDEVGLEHLEIVEDGETFEENSMKKAVAVMKETGNIAIADDSGLEVKAIGNKPGVYSARFSGENATDEKNNKKLLDMLKDIPMEKRNARFVSVISVAFPDGRKIHVRGECEGFIGFEKRGESGFGYDPLFIVPKYNKTFAELGAEIKNKISHRAKALEKLKEKLGEVL